In Calliopsis andreniformis isolate RMS-2024a chromosome 6, iyCalAndr_principal, whole genome shotgun sequence, a single genomic region encodes these proteins:
- the LOC143180992 gene encoding uncharacterized protein LOC143180992, with protein MMKHIVFLFAIFCLAQSQRPMYAGSGNRRYPPVHPQYLENQTASTSDAVGLGSRIDGVGIPGSVPVTTSTIPPDLPVDALGDIELVNRIKTWPREKQPFWFINWQQIQENRGDTRHKNKPVDPMAL; from the exons ATG ATGAAACACATCGTATTCCTTTTTGCCATCTTTTGTTTGGCCCAATCGCAGCGGCCAATGTACGCCGGAAGTGGCAACCGACGCTACCCTCCGGTTCATccgcaatatctcgaaaaccaaaCCGCATCAACGTCTGACGCTGTTGGACTTGGAAGTCGAATTGACGGCGTGGGTATTCCTGGATCTGTACCTGTAACCACGTCAACGATTCCTCCCGATCTACCAGTCGATGCCTTAGGAGATATCGAACTGGTAAACAGAATCAAGACTTGGCCGAGAGAAAAGCAACCCTTCTGGTTCATCAACTGGCAACAAATTCAAGAAAATCGTGGCGACACCAGGCATAAGAATAAACCTGTTGACCCTATGGCTTTGTGA
- the LOC143180991 gene encoding ataxin-7-like protein 1 — translation MSGSDSPTFFHGQPWSSWIERIGRDKPLSDDETEGQLSSSVTRLSAEDIDLYGFCPERDTFYTVVCETCHAIVKPQALIQHMESRHPSGTVNFPPPSTPVVKLPVKTPYCKVSKLKKAQTSSSSSSSSSSSSSSSSSSSLSSSTASSPQITAGNKLNHTNVKRSTDQPNVSASLPPSIPITSSPRSPLESLPVQNTNSSGSVTASSPVKSPGTAGQPRRKRLKTDRSLLKDREYDPDRHCGVWNDETGKPCTRSLTCKAHTVSLRRTVLGRSKTFDKLLAEHRASKEIPNRPTKVTVTGTVTVSSANSALNPLTPNTSGLAVETEAPSSPPVLSLPDTYPLPKAVDLLYRCLAPHGSTKPTKLEEDFANEELRSLESSIVNSTGSTSQPGSMMAPISVVLPSLSPLPANNEESSSSSVATLIPSTTSPALPVVPATLPVTCTQPSLVTTVLEAETPVDIDPEAAMTIYSPVYKDKSQLVVQLPRSNNIAHSPISRSYQVQASMPSLIFEPIEQLEQLEQLEQQHATQINGKRLIKNHVSQHSTSPVAQRPSKRTKHDYQQDLSTAIQVEATTTSSPYPHFGDISWSNCHPEPLAVSRWLRISSSRKQYNFNIH, via the exons ATGTCGGGAAGTGACAGCCCAACATTCTTTCACGGCCAGCCCTGGTCCAGCTGGATCGAAAGAATCGGACGAGACAAGCCGTTGA GCGATGATGAAACAGAAGGACAACTCTCTAGCTCAGTCACACGTCTTTCGGCAGAAG ATATTGATTTATATGGATTCTGTCCTGAACGAGATACTTTTTACACGGTAGTGTGTGAAACGTGCCACGCCATAGTCAAACCACAAGCTCTCATTCAGCATATGG AAAGTCGCCATCCCTCCGGCACAGTCAATTTTCCGCCACCCTCCACACCGGTCGTAAAGCTTCCCGTGAAAACGCCCTATTGCAAAGTATCGAAACTGAAAAAGGCGCAAAcatcctcgtcctcgtcctcgtcgtcgtcatcgtcatcgtcatcgtcatcgtcgtcgtcgttgtcCTCGTCCACCGCGTCGTCGCCTCAGATCACAGCCGGGAATAAACTGAATCACACGAACGTGAAACGTTCCACGGACCAGCCGAACGTCTCAGCGAGCTTGCCGCCGTCGATACCGATCACCTCGTCGCCGCGATCGCCCCTCGAGTCGTTGCCAGTACAGAACACGAACTCGAGCGGATCGGTGACAGCCTCGAGCCCCGTCAAAAGTCCTGGGACCGCGGGTCAGCCTCGTCGGAAGAGGCTCAAAACGGACCGATCGCTGCTCAAGGACCGCGAGTACGATCCAGATCGGCATTGCGGGGTCTGGAACGACGAAACTGGCAAGCCCTGCACCAGGTCGCTCACGTGCAAGGCGCACACGGTCTCGTTGCGTCGGACGGTTCTCGGCCGAAGCAAAACCTTCGACAAGCTCCTCGCGGAACACCGCGCCTCGAAGGAGATTCCGAACAGGCCGACGAAGGTAACCGTCACGGGCACCGTCACCGTGTCCTCTGCCAACTCCGCCCTGAATCCTCTGACGCCGAACACCTCAGGCCTTGCTGTCGAGACGGAAGCACCCAGCTCGCCGCCAGTCTTATCGCTGCCAGACACATACCCACTGCCAAAG GCTGTTGATTTGCTTTATCGGTGTCTGGCCCCGCATGGCTCCACTAAACCT ACCAAGCTCGAAGAGGACTTCGCCAATGAGGAGCTGAGGAGCCTGGAGTCGTCGATAGTGAACTCGACCGGTTCGACGTCGCAGCCAGGGTCGATGATGGCGCCGATATCCGTGGTACTGCCCTCCCTCTCGCCTCTGCCAGCGAACAACGAGGAGTCGTCGTCGTCTTCGGTCGCCACCCTGATACCTAGCACAACATCCCCTGCGTTACCGGTTGTTCCAGCAACACTGCCAGTCACCTGTACTCAGCCATCGCTGGTTACGACCGTCCTCGAAGCTGAGACCCCGGTCGACATCGACCCAGAAGCAGCCATGACCATCTACTCGCCCGTCTACAAGGACAAGTCCCAGCTGGTCGTGCAGCTACCGCGCTCCAACAATATCGCCCATTCTCCTATATCCAGAAGCTACCAGGTACAAGCCTCTATGCCAAGTTTGATATTCGAGCCGATAGAGCAGCTGGAGCAACTGGAGCAGCTGGAGCAGCAGCACGCCACCCAGATCAACGGGAAGAGACTGATAAAGAACCACGTGTCGCAGCACTCGACCAGCCCCGTGGCGCAGCGACCGTCGAAGAGGACCAAGCACGACTACCAGCAGGACCTGTCCACGGCGATACAGGTCGAGGCGACGACCACCTCGTCGCCTTACCCCCATTTCGGGGACATATCCTGGTCGAACTGTCACCCGGAGCCACTGGCGGTCAGCCGGTGGCTTCGTATTTCGTCCAGCCGTAAGCAGTACAACTTTAATATTCACTGA